GGTCTGGGAAATGTACAACGAGCCCAATATTCTGCCCTTTTGGAGTCCTCGCCCTAATGTGCAGGACTATATCAAGCTGGCCAAAACCGTTGGCAAAGCGATCCATCGCACCTATCCTCAAGAGGTGATTATTGGTCCCGCCCTCGCAGGTAGCGTTAATAAACCCGGTCGCAAGGAATTTTTGGAAGCCTGTTTTCAAGCTGGATTACTGGAAGATTGGTCTGCCGTCTCCATTCACCCCTATCGCATCACTCGACCTGAAACCGTTGCCCGCGACTATCGTCAACTGCGATTGTTGATCGCCAAATATGCACCACCCGGTAAGCAAATCCCCATTATTGCTGGGGAATGGGGCTATCCGTCATCAACCGCCTGGCGACAAGGCAAAGTCATCGATCCGACGACCCAGGCCAAATATTTAGGGCGGCAATGGTTGAACAATCTGGCCAATGAGATTCCCTTATCCATCTGGTATGACTGGCAAAATAATGGCCCCAAGGCAGATGATCCAGAGCATAATTATGGACTCATTGGCTATTCTGACCCTAAACAGAAGCGACCAACCTATGAGGTCAAACCTGCGTATCGGGCCGCCCAAACCCTGAATCAAACCCTAGAAGGGTTTCAATTCAATAAACGACTAGACGTTGGGCGGCCCGATGATTATGTCTTGCTCTTTAATCAGGGCAACCAAGTCAAAATTGCGGCCTGGACGACGACTCAATCCCCCCACAAAGCCATCATTCCAACCAGTGCTGGTTCTTTTCGTACTCTTGATTATCTCGGCCAAAATCGCAAAACATTAAACGCTACTGCTCAAGGCTTGTCCTTATCCCTAACCGATGCACCTCAATATCTCACCCCCACTAAGGCGAATGCCCTGCTGCAGCTGGCCGCTGCCTGGGAAACGGTGCCTTTAGAGCAGATAGTACCGGGATCTCAAACCATTGACGTGCCGCTGCAACTCAGAAATCCCCTCCCAACCCCCATTCAAGTGAATACCGGTTCCCAAACCGCAACCATTCCCCCTCGACAAACCCGATCCCTCGTCACCACGGTGACGCCTTCTCGTCAGGGCAAGTCACGTCCCCTACGCTTAGAGTGGCAGATTCAAGGCATCGGTTCCATCACTCAAAGCACCCATCTGCTCCTGACCAATCCCTTAACTGCAACTGTGTTGCCCATGGGAGCTAACCAGTTAACGGTCGTTCTCCAAAACCCTGCAGGAACAGCCCTGAATGGGAGGGCAACCCTGACCAACCTCCAAGGCTTAAAGGCGAATACTCCGAGTCAGCCCATTCGTTTTGCCCCTGGGGAAACCCAGAAATATCTCAAATTCAAAGCCAGTCGGACTCAAAGTACCTATCAAGCAGGATTAGAGGTGACAGAAGGGGGAAATCAGCATACCTTCCCACCTCAGAAGTTCAAGGCCGTGATTAATTTTGCCAATCTAGGCGCGAATACGATGGGTCAAGCTCTCCAAGCCGTTCCTGGGGGTGATGCAAAGGTGCGATCGCAACAGTCCATAGCCGTGATACCGTCAGCGTCTCGGTATGCACCAACCGTGGGTCGCAAAGTCCTCAAAATTACCTATCGGTTTCAAGCCGGGTGGAAATATCTCCACCTACTGCCTACTCCTCAGTACCAATCCCAATTAAAAATTCAAGGTCAACCCCAATCCCTGGGGCTCTGGATTAATGGGGATGGGAGCGGCAATCAAATGTCCTTGCGGTATCAAGATAAAACGGGGCAAATCTTCCAACCCAAGAACCAAACTATTACCTGGAAAGGGTGGCGATATATCACCTTTACCCTAGATGGCAAGGATGCCACGGTATGGGGGGGTGCAGCAGATGGGATTGTTCACTATCCCATTCAGCTCAATTCTCTACTCGCCATCGACAATGCCAAGAAACAGACGACCGCAGGGGAAATTTATGTCGGCCAGCCAACTTTGGTATGGTGATCAATCGATAGACATATTGTGAAGGTTTGAGATAGGTATGCCCCAGGAAGCAGGAAGTCACCCTCAACACCGGATCGAATGGATTGACTATGCCAAAGGCATCGGTATTTTTCTAGTCGTTCTTGGCCATGTCCTGCGAGGTCTGGTGGATTCTGTAGGGGCAGGCTATGAGCAAGAGCTATTGGCAATAGATCAGTGGATCTATGCCTTTCATATGCCCTTATTTTTCTTGCTCTCGGGTTTATTTGCAGACCGTGCCGTCACCAAATCCCCTAGAACATTTCTGATCGATCGATTTCAAAAGATCCTATATCCCTACTTCCTTTGGTCTGCCATCATTGGAGCCCTCAGAATTATCTCGGGCCAAAACAAAGGAACGACTCTGCCTCAATTTTTCACAGGGTTTTGGACCACCCTTTATTACCCTATCGATATCTTCTGGTTCTTATTTGCCTTATTTTTGGTCTCTACGATTTTCTATGGCTTAAGAAAGCTGCAGGTGCCCTTGCCCCTCATCCTCTTGGCCTCAAGTGTGCTGTACGGTGTGTCAGTGATTTTCCCCCTATGGATGAGTTGGGATCCTTGGCTACGAGTCCAAACCTATTCCCTCTATTTTGTGCTGGGAGCCATGGCTCGTCCGCTCCTCACGACTCCACGCCCTCCAAAAGCCCTAGGATTAGGCATCATTGGCAGTGTTGTAGTCCTCACCCTTTGCATCTATTTTCAATTTCTAGTGACCCCTGATCCCAATCCAGCCCTAGCCTTGACCGGTGTGTATGGTTGCATCTTGCTCGCTAAGTTGATCGCCCAACAGCAATGGATGCCGCTCATCCGACATTGGGGCAGTGCATCCCTCCCGATTTATGTCTCCCATACCATCGCCACAGCCACGACGCGAATTATCCTCCAAAAAGGGCTAGTCACCCATCTTTATGCCCATATCGTCTTGGGGGTCATGGCAGGATTATTGCTGCCCATGCTTTTAGTAAAAGGCCTCGAACGGATCGGTTTTCCTTATTTGTTTACGTTGGCCCGTAAAGCATAATCTTGACGGTTCGCATCTGCCCCCATGCTCAGCCTTGAAACGATAGAGAGAGCGGTCCTGTTATGACTCTTAGGGATTGGCTGCGTTCAAATGCTTGAGCCCCAAGCGCAGGGGACGAATTAGAAAATAGAGAAAATACAGGGGTTTCGGCAAAACCAGAAAGTCACGATCGTTGACATTCGGTAAACACTTGAGCCAAAAGCCATGGATAGGGCGGCGAATATCTAGGATACAGGCAATGCGATCGCGTCTCGTTTCCGTCATCTGCCAGTGACGAATAAACTTCTGAGGCGTAAAGCTTCTGCCTAATTCATTCTCTTGATCAAACAGTCGTTGGGCAAAATCTTGCGCCAGTCGCGAGCAACCTGGATGAGCATTAATTTTGACTCGCACAACATCTGGCAGCTCGGTCCCCAGCACTTGCTGGGTCAGACACAATCCCAGCAGGACCATACGTTCACATCCCATCTGGGCAGCCCCCTGTAAAAAATGCGGCCAATCGCGCCCTGGCGTTTGTTGGATGCACTCGGATAAATCACAGATCCATTTGAGTTTTCGCCAACAATCTTTTGAGCCATGAATGCAGAGATACATCAATAAATCATCTGAACCAAAGCTATAGAACGTATGCCCTGAAAGCAATACAGGCTCGCGATTACCCCAAAGGTAATCAAACGTAAATTGAGAAGACAAAAATCGTTCTACCGTAAGGGTTTGGTGTAAATCAATCGATACGGCATCCTTGATCAACTGATATTCACTTTTAGAGTTGCGGAGGGTTAACTCCAAATCCTGATCAAGCAAATTCCACTCATAGGCCAGTTGATATCCCTCCGCAACCAGCACCTCTATGGTTTGAGCAAAGTCTTGAGGACTCACCAAAATATCTAGATCACAAAAATGTCTTAAGCTGATGCTGCCATACACAGATGCTGCTAACACCGGTCCTTTAAAAGGTAAGGCTCGAATATCATGGGTCTGCAAAAGATCAAGAATCTTGAGCAAATCTCTAGTCAAGATGGTATTAAAGATGGAGATCTGTTGGGCATAAACCGTTAGATCCTTGAGAACGGCGATAGGAATCTGATCCGCCCCAATCGACTTGACCGATTGATACAACAACGTCTGGACACCGTGGGCATTAGCGAGTCGAACCAGGGTATGCCAATCAATCGAAGGCTGCAGAAGATGTAGAATTCGTGCTTGCTGATCTAGATCAATCTTCGTGCGGCAACAAGTCAGCAAGAGTTCAACTTCAGGGCTAATTACAGCCTTATTCTCAAGTCCTACAGCAGTCATTAAGTCCTTCAATATCTCATCCTAGGATTAAATATTCCCTTTATAGAGTTTAATTAGCTCTCTATCTGATAGGACAACAGTATCTTTTTTACCTATAAAATAATAGCCAGATGCAGCATCAAATACACCCGATTGTTGAACTAAATACCGATCAAAATATTGCAAATAGAAGGATGTCAGTCTAGTAAAAATTTTGATCAGCTTACGCAACGCTTTCCGTTTTGTAAAACTGAGCAAAAAGTACTGATAGGACCAGGCCAAAGCCATGCCTGGACCACCGACAGGTCCACTCTCCACCTCTTGAAAGTGACGAAATAAACGTCGATGTCCTAAATGGGTAAATCGCGTAAAGTCATAGCGCCCCATATGCACTTGTTGCATAAAAGGGGTTTCAGCATACACTAGACCATTCGGCTTCAGAACTCGATGCATCTCTGCTACACATCGATATGGATCCACCACATGTTCCAGTACTGCCTGAATAATCACACCATCTATAGACTGATCAGCAAACGGGAGATCGTGAGCATCGCAGATTAACTGGGTCCGTTCACTGAAATAAATATCACTTTCAATCAGTTCAATATTAGATTGGCTGACCAATGCTTCCATTCCTTGTCCCAAATTGCCACAGCCAATCACTAACACTTTGGGATGGTCTGAATATTGCAAAAGCTGCTGCGTGAACTGTTTATAGTTCTGCTTAGCAACCGGATTGACATCAATATTGGGCAGTGCAGCACTGATTCGAGCTTTTACCCCATTGCCTGTTGGCGGAACAATAGTCCCTTCCTCCTCCTCAAATTCTGCAATGGAAAAAATGCTGGTGCTTTCATTCAATAGGATGGGAGCACTATTGACAACAGGAAAGATCGAAGGACAGCCAGGATTCTGACAAGACAAATGATGGTCCTGCAACTCCAGGTGGCCTTTACAAACCGGGCAGCATAGCAAAGATAGAGCAACGTCAGAAAAACGGAATTGAGAACCCATACTTGTCATTTACATATGTTGGGGTGAGCAGAGTTTATATTACGCGCAGTATCTTCACCAGACTCAACGCTCTGAAACCAATTTAATTCTACAAAATTAATTTGCAAATCCTACCTCAAACCAGAGTGGTGAGGGCTTGATCAACGGCACCGAGGCAAACCTCGGGGGCAAACTTAGTGGCAGCAGACTGCATCCCTTGTTTAGCTAAAGTCGAGGCAAGCTGTTGATCATTCAAAAGCTCACGAATAGCTGCTGCCAATACATCGGCATTACCTGGGGGTACTAATCGCCCCGATTGTCGATCTGCAATCACTTCCAACATGCCGCCTGCCGCTGTAGCAATCACTGGCTTTTGGGCTAGCTGTCCTTCAATGGCAATTCTGGCACAGGGTTCAGGCTCAGTAGAGGCATGGATGACAATATCGCAAGCTTTCATCAAAGCCGGGACATCTTGTCGAAATCCCAACCAATGAATTCGATCCGCTAAGTCATCCGTAGCCGCCATTTCTTTAATCATAGAAACATAGTCTTGCTCTCCAAACAAAGCATCTCCCACCAATAACCCATGTACATCCGGTAAAGATCGCAGCGCTTCAATAAGGACATGTTGACCTTTCCATGGAGATAATCGGCTAAAGAGTCCCACCAAAGGCACATCACCCAGACCTAATTCTTGGCGAACAGCATTTGCAGCATCAGGCGTCACTTGATCAAACCGGTCAGATTCAATCCCGTCATACATCACCTTAACTAGATCAGGACGACCGCCCACGGCGATAAAGGCATCAGCCGTTGCCTGGGATGCAACCCACACTTGAGCAGCCCGGCTATTCGCCAGAGTGATGGCTACACGGCGATTCACACCACTAAAATGCTTAGCAGTCAGGATATCTCGCAAATGCCAAACTAACGGAGGCGTCCCGATTAGCGTTGCCAAGCTAGAAGCAATAAAAGCTTTTTGAGAATTCGCACAAATGAAGTCAAATCCTTGAGAGGCTTTAGCAATCTGCTGGGCCATTTGCCACAAAGCTGGAATCGCTTTGAGAGAAGCCAAGCCACTTGATGTGCGGATAGACAACAGAGAGTCCGGTGCATTGACGACGGTAACCGGCACCCCAGCCTTTTCCAGAACCTGACGAAACGGTCCATCTTCAAAGAGCAACATCTGGCTCGTTGCTCGATAGGCAGCAGCAATACTCAAACAGCAATATTCTGCCCCTGCTAGCGCACCAACGTGATTTACAAAGAGAATGCGATGCTGTTTCATATACTGTTTGACTTTGACGATATCAATAAGATTTAGAGAAGTTAGTCAGAGTGAGCAAAGTTATTTGCCTATTACCTCTTATGAGTATTCATCCAAAACCTCCTGGTAAGACCCTTGAATTTGCTGCACAATAACAGACCAGTCGTAATTTTTACGCACATGGTCTTCACATACTTGCGGGCTCGGTAAATGACGTTTCTCTGAACAAACTTCCAGAATGCCTGACGCAATATGTTGAGGGGAATATCCCGGCAGCACTAAATCCTCACAAAAGGGCCTCAAAATTTCTGGAATCCCGCCAACAGGAGTCCCTAAAATGGGGGTGCCCGCTGCCAAGGACTCTAAAACCACTAACCCGAATCCCTCCAATGAGAGGGTGGGTAGAATGGCTAAGTCAGCAGCACGATAGGCCATCGGCAAGGCTTGATCAGGAAGATACCCAATCATCTGAACATGATTATTGAGTCCCAATTCCTGTATGCGTGCTTTCAGAGCCAGCTCTTGTTCACCCTTGCCAGCCATCATTACCAAGACTTCCGGATACTGCTGACAGACAGTCGCCATCGCTTCCACTAAATTGTCTAAGCCCATGCGCTTGGACAATCTGCGAGCCGTAAACAAAATGAAGCGATCTTGTGGCCATTGTAAATTAGCCCTTGCGGACTCAGGTGACACAGAGGTTGCAAACCGATCAGTATCTACTCCTC
The Acaryochloris marina S15 genome window above contains:
- a CDS encoding glycosyltransferase family 4 protein, whose product is MKQHRILFVNHVGALAGAEYCCLSIAAAYRATSQMLLFEDGPFRQVLEKAGVPVTVVNAPDSLLSIRTSSGLASLKAIPALWQMAQQIAKASQGFDFICANSQKAFIASSLATLIGTPPLVWHLRDILTAKHFSGVNRRVAITLANSRAAQVWVASQATADAFIAVGGRPDLVKVMYDGIESDRFDQVTPDAANAVRQELGLGDVPLVGLFSRLSPWKGQHVLIEALRSLPDVHGLLVGDALFGEQDYVSMIKEMAATDDLADRIHWLGFRQDVPALMKACDIVIHASTEPEPCARIAIEGQLAQKPVIATAAGGMLEVIADRQSGRLVPPGNADVLAAAIRELLNDQQLASTLAKQGMQSAATKFAPEVCLGAVDQALTTLV
- a CDS encoding acyltransferase, which encodes MPQEAGSHPQHRIEWIDYAKGIGIFLVVLGHVLRGLVDSVGAGYEQELLAIDQWIYAFHMPLFFLLSGLFADRAVTKSPRTFLIDRFQKILYPYFLWSAIIGALRIISGQNKGTTLPQFFTGFWTTLYYPIDIFWFLFALFLVSTIFYGLRKLQVPLPLILLASSVLYGVSVIFPLWMSWDPWLRVQTYSLYFVLGAMARPLLTTPRPPKALGLGIIGSVVVLTLCIYFQFLVTPDPNPALALTGVYGCILLAKLIAQQQWMPLIRHWGSASLPIYVSHTIATATTRIILQKGLVTHLYAHIVLGVMAGLLLPMLLVKGLERIGFPYLFTLARKA
- a CDS encoding methyltransferase domain-containing protein yields the protein MGSQFRFSDVALSLLCCPVCKGHLELQDHHLSCQNPGCPSIFPVVNSAPILLNESTSIFSIAEFEEEEGTIVPPTGNGVKARISAALPNIDVNPVAKQNYKQFTQQLLQYSDHPKVLVIGCGNLGQGMEALVSQSNIELIESDIYFSERTQLICDAHDLPFADQSIDGVIIQAVLEHVVDPYRCVAEMHRVLKPNGLVYAETPFMQQVHMGRYDFTRFTHLGHRRLFRHFQEVESGPVGGPGMALAWSYQYFLLSFTKRKALRKLIKIFTRLTSFYLQYFDRYLVQQSGVFDAASGYYFIGKKDTVVLSDRELIKLYKGNI
- a CDS encoding glycosyltransferase family 4 protein, with product MKTLQIGMDWFPDKQGGGLDRYYYDLTRYLPQAGVEVAGVVTGPPTVAEQTHDQVTAFAPRQSSLLQRFWGARQTARTLLQQEDVSLLVSHFALYTVPMLDQLDHRPFIFHFHGPWSLESIVESNKSLGFQVRKAMERAVFSRAKRFIVLSQAFKDILHRTYDIPEELIQIIPGGVDTDRFATSVSPESARANLQWPQDRFILFTARRLSKRMGLDNLVEAMATVCQQYPEVLVMMAGKGEQELALKARIQELGLNNHVQMIGYLPDQALPMAYRAADLAILPTLSLEGFGLVVLESLAAGTPILGTPVGGIPEILRPFCEDLVLPGYSPQHIASGILEVCSEKRHLPSPQVCEDHVRKNYDWSVIVQQIQGSYQEVLDEYS
- a CDS encoding nucleotidyltransferase family protein yields the protein MTAVGLENKAVISPEVELLLTCCRTKIDLDQQARILHLLQPSIDWHTLVRLANAHGVQTLLYQSVKSIGADQIPIAVLKDLTVYAQQISIFNTILTRDLLKILDLLQTHDIRALPFKGPVLAASVYGSISLRHFCDLDILVSPQDFAQTIEVLVAEGYQLAYEWNLLDQDLELTLRNSKSEYQLIKDAVSIDLHQTLTVERFLSSQFTFDYLWGNREPVLLSGHTFYSFGSDDLLMYLCIHGSKDCWRKLKWICDLSECIQQTPGRDWPHFLQGAAQMGCERMVLLGLCLTQQVLGTELPDVVRVKINAHPGCSRLAQDFAQRLFDQENELGRSFTPQKFIRHWQMTETRRDRIACILDIRRPIHGFWLKCLPNVNDRDFLVLPKPLYFLYFLIRPLRLGLKHLNAANP
- a CDS encoding cellulase family glycosylhydrolase — its product is MSLGQQWLDRQPARYKFWTKRRRWIRGCISFCLGLFLWASFSIGSTSAQFNSRQVEVPDGFGVAIHFTDPKPGEMELLEASGIRWIRADLVWLRTEVKKGQYDFAAYDRLLDQLERHNLRAIFILDYGNPLYDGGFSPHTDAGRQAFARWAVAAVKHFQERGVVWEMYNEPNILPFWSPRPNVQDYIKLAKTVGKAIHRTYPQEVIIGPALAGSVNKPGRKEFLEACFQAGLLEDWSAVSIHPYRITRPETVARDYRQLRLLIAKYAPPGKQIPIIAGEWGYPSSTAWRQGKVIDPTTQAKYLGRQWLNNLANEIPLSIWYDWQNNGPKADDPEHNYGLIGYSDPKQKRPTYEVKPAYRAAQTLNQTLEGFQFNKRLDVGRPDDYVLLFNQGNQVKIAAWTTTQSPHKAIIPTSAGSFRTLDYLGQNRKTLNATAQGLSLSLTDAPQYLTPTKANALLQLAAAWETVPLEQIVPGSQTIDVPLQLRNPLPTPIQVNTGSQTATIPPRQTRSLVTTVTPSRQGKSRPLRLEWQIQGIGSITQSTHLLLTNPLTATVLPMGANQLTVVLQNPAGTALNGRATLTNLQGLKANTPSQPIRFAPGETQKYLKFKASRTQSTYQAGLEVTEGGNQHTFPPQKFKAVINFANLGANTMGQALQAVPGGDAKVRSQQSIAVIPSASRYAPTVGRKVLKITYRFQAGWKYLHLLPTPQYQSQLKIQGQPQSLGLWINGDGSGNQMSLRYQDKTGQIFQPKNQTITWKGWRYITFTLDGKDATVWGGAADGIVHYPIQLNSLLAIDNAKKQTTAGEIYVGQPTLVW